A genomic window from Tolypothrix sp. PCC 7910 includes:
- a CDS encoding tetratricopeptide repeat protein, translating to MNKNDVLEIYDENYAQEYNQRFLLNEKSKKNADFEQKVISNLLNEIGKEAKWLDVSCGTGYFLSRFPNVERAGLDISPAMLKLAKQGNPNTLFVQGDYRDKRPQWEGQWDLVSCMWWAYSYVESLSELEKVVENFASWTSEQGVCFLPICDPAELGTGELKLPYISKDMGEGGGFYQFEGVIWSWIDEESRKQHLNLLAPQLEYMLALFKKHFEQVEIIEYPLFKGSQRKAIVARSKKQKHTLEAEVVGESRSTGLFSSFSKIIRGGNWWLYKIPPLLAIAYGEIILMSLPAIQSILTISALLFSISCVAAYGHIVNDIFDIEVDQIAGKRNSIARFSSIQRILFCIAFLITGFMLPILMNFGRLPIILLAINYLLPTLYSAPPLRLKEKGIWGVISDAAGAHAIPTLFVVTTFLYLSASPQPESIILAIAATAWSFCAGIRGILLHQLWDRKNDLQTDVKTLVTESGVEKVRFWMSRIIFPLELLLLSLVILIISNSTPLILVCTIFYFLLKISFFKLDPTSTFDPAPVQKSYVVPHDFYEVGLPLILATTLSLQNKWFVILLLLQAILFYPGIEQRVKNFVQSLQSKPQNLQSLQTQLNAVQAEVTQLNSRLHQTQNYLEQLQNQLQQSQTESQFHQNQTALQYHPDNFEIHLELGKALEKEQKWDEAIAAYQRAIALNPDDSRSHKHLGDILAEQGQLNEASLCYRRALQLQPRIF from the coding sequence ATGAACAAAAATGATGTACTTGAAATCTACGATGAAAACTACGCTCAAGAATATAATCAGAGGTTTCTTCTGAATGAAAAGTCGAAAAAGAATGCGGATTTTGAGCAGAAGGTCATTAGTAATCTTTTGAACGAAATCGGTAAAGAAGCAAAGTGGTTGGATGTTTCCTGTGGTACAGGTTACTTTCTAAGTCGCTTTCCAAATGTAGAAAGAGCAGGACTGGATATTTCGCCTGCAATGCTCAAGCTTGCCAAGCAAGGAAATCCAAATACTTTATTTGTTCAGGGTGACTATAGAGATAAACGTCCGCAGTGGGAAGGACAATGGGATCTGGTGTCCTGTATGTGGTGGGCTTACTCTTATGTAGAGTCGTTGTCAGAACTAGAAAAAGTCGTTGAAAACTTCGCAAGTTGGACATCTGAACAAGGCGTTTGTTTTCTGCCAATTTGCGATCCTGCTGAGTTAGGAACTGGTGAACTAAAACTTCCTTACATCAGCAAAGATATGGGTGAAGGTGGGGGTTTTTACCAGTTTGAAGGAGTAATTTGGAGTTGGATCGATGAAGAGTCGAGAAAACAGCATCTAAATCTCTTAGCTCCACAACTAGAATATATGCTTGCTCTATTTAAAAAACACTTTGAGCAAGTAGAAATTATTGAATATCCCTTATTTAAAGGAAGTCAAAGAAAAGCCATAGTTGCTCGCTCCAAAAAACAAAAACATACCCTTGAAGCCGAAGTGGTGGGTGAAAGCAGATCAACAGGATTGTTTTCATCTTTTTCCAAAATTATTCGAGGAGGTAACTGGTGGCTTTATAAAATACCGCCTTTACTGGCTATTGCTTATGGGGAAATAATTTTGATGAGTCTCCCCGCTATCCAATCAATATTAACTATATCAGCTTTGTTATTCTCCATATCTTGTGTAGCAGCTTATGGACATATTGTTAATGATATTTTCGACATCGAAGTAGACCAGATAGCAGGCAAGAGAAATTCTATAGCTCGATTTTCATCAATACAGCGCATTTTATTTTGCATAGCGTTCTTAATCACAGGTTTTATGCTGCCAATTCTAATGAATTTCGGCAGATTGCCAATCATATTACTAGCAATCAACTACCTGCTACCAACCCTTTACTCTGCACCTCCCTTGCGATTAAAAGAAAAGGGTATATGGGGGGTAATTAGCGATGCAGCAGGAGCGCACGCCATCCCGACTTTGTTTGTTGTTACCACTTTTTTATACTTGAGTGCATCACCACAACCAGAATCTATTATCCTGGCTATTGCGGCAACAGCATGGTCATTTTGTGCAGGAATCCGAGGAATTCTCCTGCATCAACTTTGGGATAGGAAAAACGATTTGCAAACTGATGTTAAAACGCTAGTTACAGAATCTGGCGTTGAGAAAGTTCGGTTTTGGATGAGCCGCATTATCTTCCCGCTCGAACTTCTGCTGCTCAGTTTAGTAATACTAATTATCTCTAACTCTACGCCCTTAATTCTTGTTTGCACTATCTTCTATTTCCTATTAAAAATCAGCTTCTTCAAATTAGACCCTACATCTACCTTCGACCCAGCACCCGTTCAAAAATCCTACGTTGTACCTCACGACTTCTACGAAGTAGGATTGCCGCTGATTCTGGCAACTACTCTATCATTACAAAACAAATGGTTTGTAATATTGCTCTTGCTACAAGCAATCCTTTTCTATCCAGGTATAGAACAACGAGTAAAAAACTTCGTGCAATCCCTGCAAAGTAAACCACAGAACTTACAATCCCTACAAACACAATTGAATGCTGTACAAGCAGAAGTAACGCAATTGAACTCTCGCCTTCATCAAACCCAAAATTACTTAGAACAGCTTCAGAATCAACTACAACAATCGCAAACAGAATCTCAATTTCACCAAAATCAAACAGCACTCCAATATCACCCAGATAATTTTGAAATCCACTTGGAGTTAGGAAAGGCTTTAGAAAAAGAGCAGAAATGGGATGAGGCGATCGCTGCTTACCAACGTGCGATCGCGTTAAATCCAGATGACTCGCGATCGCACAAACACTTAGGAGATATTTTAGCAGAACAAGGTCAGCTTAACGAAGCAAGTCTCTGTTACCGTCGCGCTTTGCAGCTTCAACCGAGAATTTTTTGA
- a CDS encoding tetratricopeptide repeat protein, translating into MQKSDGSFGNELLTSLAICSLLNYGYYSPDFCKAITFLIKTQQIDGSWRRIPLYGGHTDKAIYGSAELTTAFCLEALARYQLLDASAEHREKQELKEKTIQVCEAQEIDSGKKKSLLLFFRIIRSHDWWLYKIPPLLAIAYAEILLLDLHVLQSVLTVSALLFAIACVAAYGHIINDSFDIEGDRQVGKSNSMTQFSPWQRALFCLVLAGLGFILPIVMNFGTSPTVLLGINYLLPTLYSAPPFRFKEKGILGIISDAAGAHAIPTLFVATTFSHLVASPPLQSTVLAIAATAWSFFAGVRGILLHQLWDRYNDLRSGVNTLVTEFDVEKVRFWMSRIIFPLELLLLSLVILIISNSTPLILVCTIFYFLLKISFFKLDPTSTFDPAPVQKSYVVPHDFYEVGLPLILATTLSLQNKWFVILLLLQAILFYPGIEQRVKNFVQSLQSKPQNLQSLQTQLNAVQAEVTQLNSRLHQTQNYLEQLQNQLQQSQTESQFHQNQTQTALQFHPDNFEIHLELGKVLEKKQKWDDAIAAYRRAIALNPDDSRSHKHLGDILAERGQINEASLCYRRALQFQPRIFGI; encoded by the coding sequence ATGCAAAAATCTGATGGTTCTTTTGGCAATGAACTATTAACATCTTTGGCAATATGTTCCTTGCTGAATTATGGCTATTACTCACCAGATTTTTGCAAAGCTATAACCTTTTTAATCAAAACTCAGCAGATTGATGGTTCATGGAGAAGAATTCCTCTGTATGGTGGTCATACAGATAAAGCAATATATGGCTCCGCAGAGTTGACAACAGCATTTTGCCTAGAAGCTTTAGCCAGATATCAATTGTTAGATGCTAGTGCTGAACATCGAGAAAAACAAGAACTGAAAGAAAAAACAATCCAAGTATGTGAGGCGCAAGAGATTGATAGCGGGAAAAAGAAGTCTCTTTTACTGTTTTTCAGAATCATTCGATCACATGACTGGTGGCTCTACAAAATTCCGCCTCTACTAGCGATCGCTTATGCCGAAATTCTTTTACTGGATCTCCATGTCCTCCAATCGGTTCTCACTGTATCTGCGTTGCTATTTGCGATCGCGTGTGTCGCAGCCTACGGACATATTATCAACGACAGTTTTGACATTGAAGGGGATCGACAGGTTGGTAAAAGCAACTCAATGACTCAATTTTCACCGTGGCAACGCGCTCTGTTTTGCCTTGTCTTGGCAGGGCTGGGATTTATATTGCCCATCGTGATGAACTTTGGCACTTCACCTACAGTGCTGTTAGGCATTAACTATCTACTGCCCACTTTATATTCCGCGCCTCCCTTTCGATTCAAGGAAAAAGGCATATTAGGAATCATTAGCGATGCGGCTGGCGCACACGCCATTCCTACATTATTTGTGGCAACAACCTTTTCTCATTTGGTTGCTTCACCACCACTGCAAAGCACAGTGCTAGCGATCGCGGCAACAGCATGGTCATTTTTCGCTGGAGTTCGAGGAATTCTCTTACACCAACTTTGGGATCGATACAATGATTTGAGATCCGGAGTAAACACACTTGTGACAGAATTTGATGTCGAGAAAGTTCGGTTTTGGATGAGCCGCATTATCTTCCCGCTCGAACTTCTGCTGCTCAGTTTAGTAATACTAATTATCTCTAACTCTACGCCCTTAATTCTTGTTTGCACTATCTTCTATTTCCTATTAAAAATCAGCTTCTTCAAATTAGACCCTACATCTACCTTCGACCCAGCACCCGTTCAAAAATCCTACGTTGTACCTCACGACTTCTACGAAGTAGGATTGCCGCTGATTCTGGCAACTACTCTATCATTACAAAACAAATGGTTTGTAATATTGCTCTTGCTACAAGCAATCCTTTTCTATCCAGGTATAGAACAACGAGTAAAAAACTTCGTGCAATCCCTGCAAAGTAAACCACAGAACTTACAATCCCTACAAACACAATTGAATGCTGTACAAGCAGAAGTAACGCAATTGAACTCTCGCCTTCATCAAACCCAAAATTACTTAGAACAGCTTCAGAATCAACTACAACAATCGCAAACAGAATCTCAATTTCACCAAAATCAAACCCAAACCGCCCTCCAATTTCACCCAGACAACTTTGAAATCCACTTGGAGTTAGGAAAGGTTTTAGAGAAAAAGCAGAAATGGGATGATGCGATCGCTGCTTACCGACGTGCGATAGCGTTAAATCCAGATGACTCGCGATCGCACAAACACTTGGGAGATATTTTAGCAGAACGCGGTCAGATTAACGAAGCAAGTCTCTGTTACCGTCGCGCTTTGCAGTTTCAACCGAGAATTTTTGGAATTTAA
- a CDS encoding phytanoyl-CoA dioxygenase family protein, translating to MSLHQDPPLINNTLLKTFGVWVPLIDVKEQNGCLQVVKRSHLLNSKNRPFISIKEFKCSREVLTSVQQNYLTSIPMKAGQALIYDKRLFHGSPPNSTAVERVAAICSLVPENISTHFCYRESPNSDQIEIFEVDDEFYNTYIGEKPEGVKSLGISDYEIEPLTPEILIEKLGKKTSYPKLPLSTNTSINFNPQFLEKLPPSPQKIAILATNEYEGIFRNGGIGTYYQTLSQKLAAEGWYVVLLLCQSQQKFGGDSHIPALKHIFSTSECFDVLNLQPMHLAILSQFKEWEWVDYENYCALFFAQAIASAFSRSFIYIEFPETLGLGYCTIQAKRAGVLGKNCSIAVTLHSGQEWLYEAHGKYASPVESWYLQTSHYEQSAFEQADLAFFPSYFLKAKVESYGWKTNHALHLPYFIPEIEPLLEKPEPLRGDLRLELNPHGIPIIFFGRLEERKGLMMFIEAIKLLDTDITQKIQIIFVGKTVQLQVEELKHLDSEQYIRQQLDNNYSYSIISDLYSQEAIGFINQLNHPIVCLTSHQENFPNAALEMGQLPVNLVVSDTGGFREALNLIERKQGIHWFTPSDARSLMQSLKIAISTYSETPSIPSQDSIYKTNQLLLLRRLKYLNLVIRQSKIINSNSRNGQPSSQSLQRLVELEKPQDYLSEVDKELFPIASDKLSMLSFEERSYLQNYTKYEYTGSGEIVDLGCWLGSSTIPLAMGLNDNSKVDSKEERIHAYDIFVWEPYMNKHLNDTSLEGKYQDGDSFVEEFIERIHPWNHLIQVYPGDLNRIGWDKHPIEFLFIDAMKSWELANSILRNFFPSLIPGLSLVVHQDFAHFYEVWIHLIMYRLRDYLVPLEDHPFLYSSKVFRYIKAIPEELLQNFYSLASFSEEEAEAAFDYSLAITPKRMKSNVAAVKVMYFIQVGNVERAKLELSQARAKYERSEWSDLVDVEEWLERANWFKQYR from the coding sequence ATGTCTTTACATCAAGATCCACCTTTAATAAATAATACATTACTAAAAACTTTTGGAGTTTGGGTTCCACTCATAGATGTTAAGGAGCAGAACGGATGCCTTCAAGTTGTTAAAAGAAGCCACTTGCTTAATTCAAAAAACAGACCCTTTATTAGTATTAAAGAATTTAAATGTAGTCGTGAAGTTTTGACGAGCGTTCAGCAAAATTATCTCACCAGTATTCCTATGAAAGCAGGACAAGCACTGATATATGACAAACGCCTGTTTCACGGTTCGCCACCCAACTCAACAGCAGTTGAAAGAGTCGCTGCCATTTGTAGCCTCGTCCCTGAAAATATTTCAACCCATTTCTGTTACAGAGAATCCCCAAACTCCGACCAAATAGAAATATTTGAAGTAGACGATGAATTCTACAATACATACATCGGTGAAAAACCAGAAGGCGTTAAAAGTTTAGGCATCTCCGACTACGAAATCGAACCCCTAACCCCAGAAATCCTCATAGAAAAACTAGGAAAAAAAACTTCCTATCCCAAACTCCCCCTATCAACCAATACCTCAATCAACTTCAACCCACAATTCCTAGAAAAACTCCCCCCATCCCCCCAAAAAATCGCTATCCTCGCCACCAATGAATACGAAGGCATTTTCAGGAATGGGGGGATTGGCACTTACTACCAGACTTTGAGCCAGAAGCTGGCGGCAGAAGGTTGGTATGTGGTGTTGCTGCTTTGCCAGAGTCAACAGAAGTTTGGTGGGGATTCACATATCCCTGCACTCAAGCACATATTCTCAACCAGTGAATGCTTTGATGTCTTGAATCTACAGCCAATGCATCTAGCCATCCTATCTCAGTTCAAAGAGTGGGAATGGGTAGATTACGAGAACTATTGTGCCTTGTTTTTTGCTCAAGCGATCGCCTCTGCATTCAGTCGTTCATTTATCTACATTGAATTTCCAGAGACGCTAGGACTGGGATACTGTACAATTCAAGCTAAACGAGCAGGTGTTTTAGGAAAAAACTGTTCTATTGCCGTCACCTTGCATAGCGGACAAGAGTGGCTTTATGAAGCTCATGGGAAGTACGCATCGCCTGTTGAAAGTTGGTATTTGCAGACTAGCCACTACGAACAATCTGCTTTTGAGCAGGCAGATTTAGCGTTCTTTCCCTCCTATTTCTTGAAAGCAAAAGTAGAAAGCTACGGTTGGAAAACAAACCATGCTTTACACCTTCCTTACTTTATTCCTGAAATTGAACCCTTGCTGGAAAAACCAGAACCGTTGAGAGGGGATTTAAGGTTAGAGTTAAATCCTCACGGGATTCCAATAATTTTCTTTGGACGGCTTGAAGAAAGAAAAGGATTGATGATGTTTATAGAAGCAATTAAATTATTGGATACTGACATTACTCAGAAAATTCAAATTATTTTCGTAGGCAAGACTGTTCAACTTCAGGTTGAGGAGCTTAAACATTTAGATAGCGAGCAGTACATTCGGCAGCAGTTAGACAATAACTACTCTTACAGTATTATTTCTGACTTGTATAGCCAAGAAGCTATTGGGTTTATTAATCAGCTAAATCATCCTATTGTTTGTCTAACCAGTCATCAAGAAAACTTTCCCAATGCAGCGCTGGAGATGGGACAGTTGCCTGTTAATTTGGTAGTTTCAGATACTGGCGGGTTTCGAGAAGCGTTGAATCTGATTGAGCGCAAGCAAGGCATTCATTGGTTTACACCAAGCGATGCACGCTCTTTGATGCAAAGTCTCAAGATAGCAATCTCTACCTACTCAGAAACTCCATCGATTCCAAGCCAAGACTCAATTTATAAGACGAATCAATTACTGCTGTTGCGGCGACTTAAATACTTAAACCTAGTAATTCGCCAGTCAAAAATTATTAATTCTAATAGTCGTAATGGTCAGCCATCCTCTCAATCGTTGCAGAGATTAGTTGAGCTAGAAAAACCTCAAGATTACCTTTCAGAAGTAGATAAGGAATTGTTTCCTATAGCTTCTGATAAGTTAAGCATGTTGTCATTTGAGGAGCGCTCTTACCTTCAGAATTATACCAAGTATGAGTACACAGGAAGTGGAGAAATTGTAGATCTAGGGTGCTGGCTTGGCTCATCAACTATTCCTTTAGCAATGGGACTAAATGATAATTCAAAAGTGGATTCAAAAGAAGAACGCATTCATGCTTATGATATTTTTGTTTGGGAACCATACATGAACAAACACCTGAATGATACTTCTCTAGAAGGAAAGTATCAAGATGGGGATAGCTTTGTTGAAGAGTTTATCGAGCGAATTCATCCTTGGAATCATCTAATTCAAGTTTATCCAGGCGATCTTAACCGAATTGGTTGGGACAAACATCCGATTGAATTTCTCTTTATTGATGCCATGAAGAGTTGGGAGTTAGCAAACAGCATTCTCAGGAACTTTTTCCCATCATTAATTCCGGGACTATCGCTGGTGGTTCATCAAGACTTCGCTCATTTTTATGAAGTTTGGATTCACCTAATTATGTATCGCTTACGAGATTATCTAGTCCCGCTTGAAGACCATCCTTTTCTTTATAGTTCAAAGGTGTTTCGATACATTAAGGCTATTCCAGAAGAATTACTACAAAACTTTTATTCCTTAGCTTCTTTCTCAGAAGAGGAAGCTGAAGCGGCTTTCGATTATTCACTGGCTATAACGCCGAAGAGGATGAAATCGAATGTTGCAGCAGTCAAGGTAATGTATTTTATTCAAGTTGGCAATGTAGAACGAGCAAAACTAGAACTGAGCCAAGCTAGAGCGAAGTACGAGCGTTCAGAGTGGTCGGATTTGGTTGATGTTGAAGAATGGTTGGAGCGTGCTAACTGGTTCAAACAATATCGTTAG